TGACCGGTTTCAACGTGGTAGGCACCAATATGCTGGGTAATACCACCGGACTCGCCTGCCGCAACGCGGGTTTCACGAATATAATCCAGCAACGATGTTTTACCGTGGTCTACGTGGCCCATTACAGTCACAACCGGAGCTCGTTCAACCTGTTCACCAGCGATCTCTTCAGCGGCGCCAGATGTTTGGTTAAGCTGATCTTCTACGGTATTCTCTGCCATCGGAACAGCCGTATGACCCATCTCTTCAACGACCAGCGTTGCAGTATCCTGATCGATCACAGAGTTGATAGTCGCCATCGCGCCCATCTTAAACATTACCTTGATCAGATCAGCCGCTTTCACTGACATCTTCTTAGCCAGTTCTGCAACCGTAATAGACTCAGGAATACCTACTTCATGAATCACTGGAGCTGTAGGTTTCTCAAACGCCTGAACGTTAGAGCTGGTCATACCACGCTGAACCGGCTTACCACGACGATTACCGTCGCGACCGCCCGGCTTGCGTGACAAGCGCTTATCATTGCCTCTGCGACCCGCTGCAGGCTTATCCTGGCTACGGAAATTTTTCTTGCGATCAGGCTTAGGCGTTGCCGCCGCTGGAGCAGGAGCTCCTGCAGTTTTGGCAGCCCCTGCAGCCGCAGGTTTAGCTGCTGCTGGCTTCTTAGGCGCAGCCGCTGGCTTTTTAGGCGTAGCAGCTGGTGCCGCAGCCCGGTTAGCTTTTGCTTTCGCTTCAGCTTCAGCTTTCAGACGCGCATCTTCACGCTGCTTTTCCTGCGCTGCCTGTAACTCAGTATCGCGACGCGCCTGATCCTTCAATTCAGTTTGAAGACTAGAACCTTTCGCCTCCTGAACCGGCGTCTCTTCAACGTCAGAGCGCTTCACATAAGTACGTTTCTTCCGCACTTCTACATTGATAGTTTTCTTACCAGCCGCGCCCGATACTTTAAGCTGACTTGTCGTCTTACGCTTTAATGTAATTTTCTTCGGCTCGCCATCGGATTTTTCACCGTGGCTGCGTTTCAAGTGATTAAGCAGTTTCTGACGCTCATCTTCCGTTACGGAAGCAACTTCATTTTTGCCTGCAATACCTGCTTGTTTCATCTGCGTAAGCAAACGATCAACGGGAACGCCAACTACTTCGGCAAGCTGTTTTACTGTGACTTCTGCCATCTGGGTTTATCTCCTCCGTTGACTTATTCTTCGTCCGCAAACCATGGGGCGCGCGCAGTCATGATCAGCGCTGCAGCCTTCTCTTTATCCAGCTCTTCAATATCAAGCAGGTCTTCAACCGCTTGCTCAGCCAGATCTTCCATGGTTACGATACCTTTACTGGCCAAAACAAAAGCCAGGTGACGCTCCATACCTTCCATTTCCAGCAAATCCTGAGCAGGTTCGGCATTATCAAGAACCTCCTCGCTTGCGATCGCCAGATTCAGTAGAGCATCCTTAGCGCGGGTGCGCAGCTCATCAACAATATCTTCATCGAAACCATCAATTTCGAGCATCTCTTCTGCTGGCACATAAGCCACCTCTTCAAGAGAGGTAAAGCCTTCATCTACCAGTACTTCTGCAATATCATCATCCACATCAAGGTGTTTAACGAAAATTTCCAGAATAGAGCCAGCCTCAGACTGCTGCTTCTCAGCCGCTTCATCTTCGGTCATGACATTGAGTTTCCAGTCGGTCAATTCAGATGCCAGACGAACGTTCTGTCCACCGCGACCGATAGCCATTGCCAGATTCTCTTCAGCAACAGCAACATCCATAGAGCGGGAATCTTCATCCACTACAATAGAAGCGACTTCAGCCGGAGACATTGCGTTAAGCACCAACTGAGCTGGGTTATCATCCCAAAGAATGATATCAACACGCTCACCGCTCAACTCATTAGACACCGCCTGAACCCGGGCACCACGCATACCAACGCAAGCACCAACTGGATCAATTCGACCATCATTCGTTTTTACAGCGATCTTAGCGCGAGAACCCGGATCACGAGAAGCCGCACGAATTTCGATAACTTCTTCCGATATTTCTGGCACTTCGATGCGGAACAGTTCAATCAACATCTCGGGACAACTGCGGCTCATCGCCAACTGCGGCCCACGTCCTTCGGTGCGGATCTCGTTCAATACAGCACGAACACGATCACCCATCCGATATGTTTCACGCGGCAACAACTGGTCCCGTGGTAATACCGCTTCAGCGTTATTACCCAGGTCCATAATAATATTGTCCCGTGTTACTTTCTTGACTGTGCCAGAAATCAACTCACCCAGGCGACCACTATACAAAGCGACCACTTTAGCGCGTTCAGCTTCACGCACTTTCTGAACAATAACTTGCTTGGCGGTCTGGGCAGCGATACGACCAAACTTTACAGATTCCACTTCTTCCTCGTGGATATCACCAGGCTGAAGACTTTTATCAATCTCCTCAACCTCTTCCATGTTCAACTCGGTGCCTAGCATCGGCACACCTTCGTTGCTCACTACAGTCCAGCGACGAAACGTTTGATAACCTCCGCTGGTGCGGTCAATTACAACGCGAATATCCGCTTCTTCGTCATAACGTTTCTTGGTTGCAGTTGCCAACGCCAACTCAATCGCTTCAAAAATAATCTCTTTAGAGACATCTTTTTCGTTAGATACTGCTTCTGCAACCAGTAGAATTTCTTTATTCATACAACTGCCCCGACCTCAAAATTCAATTCTTGTCTAATATCTCAGAACTGAGGAACTATATTTGCTTTCTCAATGTGATCTATCGGTAACAGGTATTCTTCCTGATCGACAACCAACACGATATCTTCATTTTCAATACCACTGAGGAGCCCCTTAAAATTACGGCGTCCATCAAACGGCATACGCAGCTTTAACTGCAGTACGTGCCCGACATAAGCGCTGTACTGTTCCAGTGTAAACAGCGGACGATCCATACCTGGAGAGGAGACTTCTAATGTATATTCACCGCTGATCGGATCCTCTACATCCAAAATACCGCTCACCTGACGGCTTACCTTGGCACAATCTTCTACATCAATACCTGCTTCGGCATCAATATAGATCCTCAACATGCTATGACGTCCTTGGGATATCATTTCGAAACCCCATAACTGATAACCGAGAGCCACCACAGATGGCTCAATCAGTTCCTGTAACACACTCAACTTTGCTGACACGCAAAAACCTCTATATGCACTTTGAAATGCAAACAAAAAATGGGTCAAAGACCCATTCAACACACGACCCGTAGGCCGCAAGTACGAAAAAGCCCCTAAAAAGGGGCCAATCAACGTACTGCTTGATCGACAATTTCAGATATTTCTCAAAGAAAAAAATATTCTGAAATTGCTAATGGGAATCAACATTCACTGCCGCTCTTCCCCAATGGGAAAAGGTAGCCAGATAAACATTCATCTGATTAACCCTCAAGAGTCCGTTAGAGAAACTCTTCTTTCTGATTACATCTTAAAAAATGGTAGCGGGGGCCAGATTTGAACTGACGACCTTCGGGTTATGAGCCCGACGAGCTACCAGGCTGCTCCACCCCGCATCAGAAATCGGCGAGAATTATACTCTCACACACTGAGTAGTTCAAGGATAGCTTTCAGCATTCACTGATCACCGCCTCCAGACCCTGGCTCGCAACTACAAAGCAATATCCGATGCAGGTTCCAACAGACTCAGGGCACTCAAAACCCAAAAAAAGAAAGCGCCATAGGCGCTTTCTCAAAATATGGTGCCGAAGGCGGGACTTGAACCCGCACGACCATTAGGCCACCACCCCCTCAAGATGGCGTGTCTACCAATTCCACCACTTCGGCATTTGTTACGAGGTATTACTCTGCAGGCGGTACGTCCGCATCACCTGCTGGCACTTTCTGCTCTTCAAGCACAGGCAGTGTCTCAGCCTGTTGCGCAGCGCTTTCAATAAGCTCTGCAGCAGGAACACCCGCTTCAGTCACTGACGACGCCTGCTCTTTGGCATACACCGCCAGGATAAAACTGGTCACAAACAGACCCGTCGCCATAACCGCAGTCATTCGACTCAGAAACGACCCCGTCCCCTTACTACCAAAAACAGTCTGTGAAGCACCCGCACCAAAAGACGCGCCTGCTTCAGCACCTTTACCCTGCTGCAACAGCACCAAAGCAATAATGGCTGCAGCTAGCAGAACATGTACAGCAAGAACCAGAGTTTCCATCTATTTTTCCACTTACTTACGACTCTCTGCTGCCGCAGCGCAGATCGTCAGGAATTCATCAGCTTTCAGTGATGCGCCGCCAATCAGGCCGCCATCAATATCCTGTTGAGCTAAAAGCTCTGCTGCATTTGCAGCATTCATACTACCGCCATATAGAATCGACAGATTATCAGCTATTATTGCATCTTTTTCCGCTAGCTGAGCGCGGATCGCAGCATGTACTTCCTGCGCATCTCCTGGCGTAGCCGTCAACCCGGTACCTATGGCCCAAACAGGCTCATACGCTACTACCACCGAAGCGAAACCTTCAATACCGATCCGCTGCAGTGTCGCAGAGATCTGCGAATTAACTACTACCAAGGCATCCCCGGCTTCTCGCTGGCCTAATGTTTCTCCAACGCAAAGCACCGGAACCAAACCAGCTTCAAGTGTTGCAGCAACCTTTTCAGCCACCAACTCATCACTTTCACCAAAGAGACTTCGTCGCTCAGAGTGCCCCAGAATCACATACTTACAACCAAGATCCTGCAACATTTCCAGCGACCACTCACCGGTATACGCGCCCTTTGATTGCTCTGATACATTCTGCGCACCCACTGCAACAGGGGCATCAGCTATCTGATCTACCACCTGTGAAAGATACACTGCAGGCGGACAAACCAGCGTCACCAGACCATCGATTTTCATCGCACGATCAGTGATGGCGTCCAGCAAAGTCTTAATAGACTCTCTGGTACCGTTCATTTTCCAGTTTCCAGCAACAATCGTCTTACGCATGAGCTTCCCTCTGTGCAAAGCGGCGCACATAGTACCCAGTTTCCTGATTATTTACAAGCTGATAGAGCTCAGCAATCAAAATTTATCAAAGTGCTTTTCGAACAACTTCAGCAAGCTCTTTGCACAAGCTTTCAACCCATACCGCATCATCACCTTCAATCATCACGCGAACCAGTGGCTCTGTGCCTGAAGGCCTCAGTAAAACCCGGCCACGATCGCCAAGTCGTGATTCTATATCCACCACCGCTGCCTGTACCGCAGGCAATGAGATCACATCAACTTTCTCGCTAAGACGCACATTAATCATCGTTTGAGGCATCTTACCCATGGCTGACTTCAGTACATGCAACGAAGCTCCGGTATCCGCCATCGCGCGCAGAACCTGCAACGCTGCAACAATACCGTCGCCAGTAGAGATCAGATGACGGCAGATAAGGTGCCCGGAAGACTCCCCTCCCAAAAACCACTCTCTCTCTGCCAACTCAGTCATTACATAGCGATCACCCACTTGAGCCCGCACAAAAGGAATCTCAGCCTGCTTAAGCCCTTGCTCCAGACCGAAGTTGCTCATCAGCGTGCCCACGACACCCCCTTTAAGCTGGTTCTTACGCTTCATCTCCATCGCAATAATAAACAGCAGCTCGTCGCCATCAACTGGCGCGCCCTTATGGTCCACCATAATCAGACGGTCACCATCGCCATCCAACGCAATACCCAGATCAGCCTGCTCAGCAACTACAACCCTCTCAAGCAAGCGGGTAGAGGTGGCGCCGCAATCCTCATTGATGTTAATTCCGTCAGGTGATGAAGCTATCTCTATTACTTCGGCACCCAACTCGCGAAACACTTTCGGCGCGATATGGTAAGTCGCCCCATTGGCACAATCGACTGCAATTTTCAGTCCTTTGAGCTGCAAATCACCTGCCACTGTACCTTTACAGAATTCAATATAACGTCCGGCTGCATCTTCAATACGCCGAGCCTTACCCAGCTGAGCCGCTTCAACCGTCGTCATTGCCATATCCATCTGCGCTTCAATAGCATGCTCTATATCATCTGGCAGCTTAGTCCCTTGTTCAGAGAAAAACTTAATCCCATTGTCGTAATAAGGATTATGGGATGCACTAATAACTATTCCAGCGTTACAGCGAAACGTCCGGGTCAGATAAGCAATAGCCGGGGTTGGCATAGGCCCCAGCAGCAATACATCAACTCCCGCAGCAGAAAGCCCTGCCTCAAGAGCTGATTCAAACATGTAGCCAGAAATCCGGGTATCTTTACCAATAATAATTTTGCTTCGACCTTCCCGGGCAAATACCTTTCCTGCTGCCCAGCCCAGCTTAAGCATAAAGTCAGGTGTTATCGGTGCGGTGCCCACTTTACCGCGAATACCGTCGGTACCAAAATATCGCTTAGTCATTAGCTATCCTCATTAAGTACGGATTCGTTCAACACGGCCTCAGTCATCCGCACAACATCCACTGTCTCTCTTACATCATGCACTCTGAAGATCTTCGCACCCTGCTGCACACCTATGGCAACGGTCGCTAAACCACCGGCTAATCGCTGATCAACCGGACGATCCAGCACATGATCTATCATTGTTTTGCGAGATGTCCCCACCAGTAAAGGCAGCCCCATCTCATGCAATTGACTCAGGTTATTCAATAATCGCAAATTATGCTCTACCGTTTTACCAAAACCAAACCCCGGATCCAGGATAATCCGATCATTACTGATACCGGCTTTGTTACACGCACTCACCCGCTGATTGAGAAAATAACTAACATCATCCAATACATCTTCATATTCAGGAGCATCCTGCATGGTCGCCGGACTACCCTGCATATGCATAACACAGACAGGCAATCCAGTCGCTGCGGCAGCCTCTAAGGCTCCCTCACGCCCGAGCGCACGAACATCATTGATCAACCCTACTCCAAGCCGACCAACCTCAGAAATCAGTTCTGGCGCACTGGTATCAACCGAGACAATCACGTCAATCTCAGCGTTGATCCGTTCTATTACGGGCAGCACCCGATCCATCTCTTCCTGAAGAGAAACCGGCGTCGCCCCCGGGCGGGTAGATTCACCACCTACGTCGATAAAAGCAGCGCCATCTTTAACCATCTGCCGTGCTCTTGAGACTGCCTGATCAACGCATAGTTTCCGCGATTCATACAGAGAACCGCCATCAGAAAAGGAATCGGGCGTAACATTTACAATCCCCATCACTTGAGGGCGACTCAGATCCAGGGTACGAGCACCAAATCGGTAAGCAGAAAAGTTTGTCACTTCACTTCCTGTAGGCCTTTACTATTAAAAAAGGCCGGTCAGGGACCGGCCTTATGGCATTAACAATGCGGATTAATGCAGATTCTGATCCGGCTTATCTGAACCAGGAGCAGACTCATCGGAATCATCATCGCTGACTTCTGCATCATCCAGCTCAAAATCATCTTCCTCCTCATCCTTTGCTTTAGCAGCCTCATCCCGAGCCGCTCTGGAGTCAGATTCCTGCCACCCTTCCGGCGCTGTGACAGGTTTACGATCCATCAACTCATCAATCTGACCACTATCAATGGTTTCATACTTCATCAGCGCCTGAGTCATCGTCTCCAGGATATCCCGGTTATCTTCCAGCATCTGAGCCGCATTTGAGTAACACTGATCAATAATTTTACGGGTTTCCGCATCAATCTTCCGCTGAATATCTTCCGACATAGGCTTAGCACCCTGCCCATATCCACGGTTGAATGGATCCTGCTCTTCGTCATCGTACAGCAGTGGACCCATCTCTTCAGATAATCCCCACCGCGCCACCATATTTCGCGCCAGACTGGTAGCACGCTGGATATCATTAGACGCTCCGGTCGTAACACCATCTTTACCCAGCGTCATCTCCTCCGCAATTCGGCCACCATAGAGGCTGCAAATATTAGAGATAAGCATTTTACGACTGTGGCTGTATCGATCCTCTTCAGGCAGGAACATCGTCACACCCAGTGCGCGCCCGCGAGGAATAATTGAAACTTTATAGACTGGATCATGCTCTGGCATCAGACGGCCAACGATGGCATGACCTGATTCATGGTACGCCGTATTCAACCGCTCTTCATAAGACATGACCATCGATTTACGCTCTGCGCCCATCATGATCTTATCTTTAGCTCGCTCAAACTGCTCCATACCGACAGTGCGCTTACTAGCTCGTGCAGCAAAGAGAGCGGCTTCGTTTACCAGGTTTGCCAAATCGGCACCTGAGAAGCCTGGGGTACCACGCGCAATAAGATCAGGTTTTACATCGTCACCCAATGGCACTTTACGCATATGTACTTTAAGAATTTTTTCGCGGCCGCGAATATCAGGCAGACCAACATGTACCTGACGATCAAAACGCCCAGGACGCAGCAATGCCGGATCAAGTACATCAGGACGGTTCGTCGCAGCAATCACGATCACGCCTTCGGTCCCTTCAAAGCCATCCATCTCAACCAACAACTGGTTAAGCGTTTGCTCACGCTCATCATTACCGCCACCCATGCCTACGCCACGATGACGACCGACCGCATCGATCTCATCGATAAAGATAATACAAGGCGCATTTTTCTTTGCCTGTTCAAACATGTCACGAACACGGGAAGCACCAACACCAACAAACATCTCTACAAAGTCAGAACCCGAGATTGTAAAGAAAGGTACTTTTGCTTCACCAGCAATAGCTTTCGCAAGCAGCGTTTTACCGGTACCAGGATTACCTGACATCAGGACACCACGAGGAATATGCCCCCCCAGCCGCTGAAACTTTCCAGGATCGCGGAGGTAGTCGACCAGCTCTTTGACCTCTTCTTTTGCTTCCTCAACACCGGCTACATCGTCAAAGGTGGTTTTAATCTGATCCTCGCTCATCATACGCGCTTTAGACTTACCGAATGACATCGGCCCGCCTTTTCCTCCGCCACCGCCCTGCATCTGGCGCATGAAGAACATAAAGATCGCGAGAATAATCAGAATTGGAAAACTAGCGACCAACAACTGCGTCCAGACGCTCTGCTTCTCAGGCTGTTTACCCTCGATCTGAACGTTATGGTTATACAGATCATCAACCAATTTAGGATCTTGTAGCGCCGGACGCACTGTTTCAAAGTGCTCTCCATTTATCCGCTCACCCTCAATGGTGTAACCCTCAATAACAACCCGGCGAACCTGATCCTCTTTTACTGCACTGATAAACTCAGAGTAAGTAAGCGTTTGCGAGGTGCTTTCACTATTAAAGTTATTAAAAACGGTCAACAGCACTGCCGCGATGACCAGCCACAGTACTAAATTTTTTGCCATATCGTTCAAAGGAAAACCCTCTGTTCTCTCAAAATTAATGTCCGTCGGAAAACAAACAAAAGTACATTACTTAAACCATAATAACTATATCAAGGACGAAAATTTCGCCCAATAAGATAGACCTCTCGCGAACGAGCCCGAGACGAGTCGGGTTTACGGCTATACACTTTAGTAAAGCTACTACGCATATCGTTCATATATTCATCAAAACCTTCACCCTGGAACACCTTAGCAACAAAGTCTCCTCCCGGACGCAGTACCTGACGAGCCATATCCAACGCCAATTCAACCAGATACATAGCAGCCGGCTGATCAACAGCATTCATACCACTCATATTGGGGGCCATATCAGAAATTACAAGGTCTGCCAGCTCATTACCTAGCGTTTCGAGTATTTCATTCAGCACCGTCTCCTCAGTAAAGTCACCCTGAATAAACTGAACACCGGGTAAAGGGTCCATTTCCAGAATATCAGACGAGACAACCCTTCCTTCATCTCCAACCAGTTCAGCCGCCACCTGAGACCAACCACCGGGGGCGGCTCCCAAATCTACCAACGTCATACCAGGACGTATAAGCTTATCTTTTTCGTTAAGCTCCTGCAGCTTAAAGCTGGCACGGGAACGATAACCCAACTCTTTCGCCTTTCTGACATACTGATCGTCGAAGTGTTCCTGCAGCCAACGACCGCTGCTTTTTGATCTTGCCACCCATGACCCCATTCAAATTTGAGGTAATGCCTACTTTCTGCACCACAACTCAGGTAAAATCTATCAATTATGATTCTGAGCGGATCTGCCGCTCCAATATTATTCAAAGGCAAGTATTTTAGTATGAGCTTAACCTCTACGCAAAAGAAGCAGTTCCGGACCATCGGCCACAAGCTGAATCCGATTATCACCGTTGCCGGAAACGGCCTCAGCGAAAACATTCTACTGGAAGCTGACCGGGCACTGGAAGACCACGAACTGATCAAAGTAAAATTCGCCGTCGGTGATCGCGATGCTAAGAAGCAGCTGATTACTGAAATGGCTAAAATCGTTGAAGCCCTTATTGTTCAGGAAATTGGTAACGTTGCACTGTTCTATCGCGCTGCGAAAACCCCAGACCCTAAACTGTCCAATCTGCTTCGCTAGCCCATCTCAGGGCATTAATCACAAACACAAACAAAAAAACCGCCGATTGGCGGTTTTTTTAAATCCAACAGGGTCAGATATGAAATACCTGATCAACCTCATACTCAACACCACCATTAGGTGTCTGTACCACCGCAACGTCACCCTCTTCCTTGCCAATTAAGGCTCGGGCGATCGGCGAACTGATAGATATCTTGCCATTTTTAATATCCGCTTCATCATCACCCACAATCTGATAACGAACAGTCGCATCAGTTTCAAGGTTAATAATCTCAACCGTCGTACCAAAAATAACTTTACCCGTATGTGGAATCTGTGTGACATCGATTACCTGAACAGAGCCCAACTTACCTTCAAGCTCCTGAATTCGGCCTTCGATAAAACCCTGCTGTTCACGAGCAGCATGATATTCAGCATTCTCTTTCAAGTCGCCATGTTCACGGGCTTCAGCAATAGATGCAATAACGATCGGACGCTGAACGGTTTTAAGGTCGTCCAGCTCCTCACGCAGTGTTTTTTCACCCAGAACAGTCATTGGGAACTTTTGCATATTCTTTATTCCTCAGTGCAGATCTTGCAGACGGCGTACAACTTTCTCTTCACCATACTGCATTGCCTTAGTCATCGCTTCTGCACCTGCCAGCGTAGTACTGTATGGTACTTTATGCTGCAAAGCTGAACGACGTATCTCGGCTGAATCCGCAATCGCCTTACGGCCTTCAGTTGTATTGATAACATAGACGATTTCATCATTCTTCAGCATATCAACGATATTCGGACGACCTTCCATCACCTTGTTAACTACCTGAACTTCAAGACCTTCGGCTTCAAGTAACGCAGCAGTACCCCGAGTCGCAACCAGCGTAAAGCCGAGACCAACCAAGTCACGGGCAACCGGCAGTATATGGTGCTTATCCACTTCGCGCACAGAGACGAAAGCTTTACCGGTATCGGGCATTTTCTCGCCTGCCCCCAACTGCGCTTTCATAAAGGCTTCACCAAAGGTTTCACCAACACCCATTACTTCACCGGTCGATTTCATTTCCGGTGAAAGAATAGGGTCTACGCCCTGGAACTTATTGAATGGGAAGACCGCTTCTTTAACATTGTAGAGAGTCGGCACAATCTCTTCTGTGAACCCGATCTCTTGCAGCGTTTTACCCGTCATCACCTGGGCGCCAATCTTAGCCAGGGAAACACCGATACACTTAGACACAAAAGGTACAGTACGGGAGGCACGTGGATTTACTTCAATAACGTAAACTTCGCCGTCCTGATAAGCCAACTGAGTATTCATCAGACCTACTACACCCAGCTCCAGTGCCATTTTACGCACCATCTCACGCATCTCATCCTGCAGATCGTCTGCAAGGCTGTATGGAGGAAAAGAACATGCTGAGTCACCGGAATGAACACCTGCCTGCTCGATGTGCTGCATAATTGCACCAATAACAACCGTTTCACCATCGGAAACGGCGTCAATATCGACTTCAATCGCAGCATTCAGGAAATGATCCAGCAATACAGGGGCATCATGTGAGACCTGCACAGCCGTCGTCATGTACTGACGCAGCTCAGATTCCTTATAAACGATTTCCATCGCCCGACCACCTAACACATAGGATGGGCGTACAACTAGCGGATACCCCAGCTTTTCAGCTTCGATAATCGCCTCTTCCAGTGAGCGTACAGTAGCGTTTTCTGGCTGCTTCAGGCCCAGACGCTTCAGCAACTGCTGGAACTGTTCACGGTCTTCCGCACGGTCGATCGCTTCAGGAGAAGTTCCGATAATAGGAACGCCCGCTTGCTCTAATGCCAGAGCCAGTTTCAGAGGTGTCTGACCACCGTACTGAACAATAACACCCTTAGGCTGTTCAACATGAACAATTTCCAGTACATCTTCCAGCGTAATCGGCTCGAAATAGAGACGATCAGAGGTATCGTAGTCAGTTGAAACAGTTTCAGGGTTACAATTAACCATGATAGTTTCAAAACCATCTTCACGAGCAGCCAGTGCTGCATGTACGCAGCAATAATCAAACTCAATACCCTGTCCGATACGGTTAGGGCCACCACCAATAACCATGATTTTCTCACGGCCAGATGGTTTAGACTCACACTCTTCTTCATAGGTGGAGTACATGTAAGCAGTATCAGTAGAAAATTCAGCAGCACAAGTATCAACACGCTTGTATACCGGGCGAATATCCATTGAGTGACGACGCTTACGAACCTGCTTTTCAGACACACCCAGCAGTGTAGCCAGACGCGCATCAGCAAAACCTTTACGCTTCAAACGGAAGAGCTTGTCTTTATCCAGCTCAGACAAAGACATTTCAGAAATGCGCTGCTCGTCCTTAATAAGATCTTCAATCTGAACCAGATACCAGTGATCGATACCAGACAGCTCATAAAGCTCGTCAACAGACATACCAAGGCGGAAAGCATCACCTACATACCAGATCCGCTCAGCGCCAGGCTGCTTCATCTCACGCACAATCTCAGCACGAGCATCTTCGCTATCCAGATCAACAATAGGATCAAGACCCGTTGCACCGACTTCAAGGCCACGTAACGCTTTCTGCAAAGACTCCTGCTGAGTACGACCGATCGCCATTACCTCACCAACAGACTTCATCTGAGTAGTCAGGCGATCATTAGCCTGTGGAAACTTTTCAAACGTAAAGCGTGGAATCTTCGTTACAACATAATCGATAGCTGGCTCAAATGATGCTGGAGTCGCACCACCAGTAATATCATTTTGTAGTTCATCCAGGGTATAACCAACTGCCAGCTTTGCAGCTACTTTAGCAATTGGAAAACCTGTCGCCTTTGAGGCTAACGCAGATGAACGAGATACCCGCGGATTCATCTCGATAATGACAAAACGCCCCGTGTTAGGGCACTGACCGAACTGCACATTTGAGCCGCCGGTTTCAACACCGATTTCACGCAGCACTGCCAGAGACGCATCACGCATCCACTGATACTCTTTATCAGTCAGAGTCTGTGCAGGCGCAACGGTAATAGAATCGCCCGTATGCACTCCCATCGCATCAAAGTTTTCAATAGAACAGATGATGATGCAGTTATCGCTTTTATCACGAACCACTTCCATCTCGTACTCTTTCCAGCCGATCAGGGATTCGTCGATCAAAAGCTCACTGGTTGGAGACAGATCCAATCCACGTTCACAGATCTCGATAAACTCTTCTTTGTTATAAGCGATACCGCCGCCGGTGCCACCCATTGTAAATGACGGCCGGATAATCGACGG
The genomic region above belongs to Amphritea japonica ATCC BAA-1530 and contains:
- the carB gene encoding carbamoyl-phosphate synthase large subunit, whose product is MPKRTDIQSILILGAGPIVIGQACEFDYSGAQACKALREEGYRVILVNSNPATIMTDPAMADATYIEPIQWKTVAKIIEQERPDALLPTMGGQTALNCALDLEREGVLEQFGVEMIGANADTIDKAEDRDRFDKAMKSIGLECPRAAIAHSMEEALQVQSQLGFPSIIRPSFTMGGTGGGIAYNKEEFIEICERGLDLSPTSELLIDESLIGWKEYEMEVVRDKSDNCIIICSIENFDAMGVHTGDSITVAPAQTLTDKEYQWMRDASLAVLREIGVETGGSNVQFGQCPNTGRFVIIEMNPRVSRSSALASKATGFPIAKVAAKLAVGYTLDELQNDITGGATPASFEPAIDYVVTKIPRFTFEKFPQANDRLTTQMKSVGEVMAIGRTQQESLQKALRGLEVGATGLDPIVDLDSEDARAEIVREMKQPGAERIWYVGDAFRLGMSVDELYELSGIDHWYLVQIEDLIKDEQRISEMSLSELDKDKLFRLKRKGFADARLATLLGVSEKQVRKRRHSMDIRPVYKRVDTCAAEFSTDTAYMYSTYEEECESKPSGREKIMVIGGGPNRIGQGIEFDYCCVHAALAAREDGFETIMVNCNPETVSTDYDTSDRLYFEPITLEDVLEIVHVEQPKGVIVQYGGQTPLKLALALEQAGVPIIGTSPEAIDRAEDREQFQQLLKRLGLKQPENATVRSLEEAIIEAEKLGYPLVVRPSYVLGGRAMEIVYKESELRQYMTTAVQVSHDAPVLLDHFLNAAIEVDIDAVSDGETVVIGAIMQHIEQAGVHSGDSACSFPPYSLADDLQDEMREMVRKMALELGVVGLMNTQLAYQDGEVYVIEVNPRASRTVPFVSKCIGVSLAKIGAQVMTGKTLQEIGFTEEIVPTLYNVKEAVFPFNKFQGVDPILSPEMKSTGEVMGVGETFGEAFMKAQLGAGEKMPDTGKAFVSVREVDKHHILPVARDLVGLGFTLVATRGTAALLEAEGLEVQVVNKVMEGRPNIVDMLKNDEIVYVINTTEGRKAIADSAEIRRSALQHKVPYSTTLAGAEAMTKAMQYGEEKVVRRLQDLH